GACCTGGTCGACGGTCCCGATCAAGCCGACCTGGCCAAGCGGCGGCAGGAGTTCGCCGACGAGATCGCCACCGCGACCCGACGGGTCAACGTGATCGCCGAAATCGACCGCCGCCGCACCCTCGGGGCGTAGCGCGGTGCACGCCCTACAGTGGTTGGCATGCCATTAGAAGGTGAGTACGCGCCCAGCCCATGGGATTGGTCCAGGGAACAGGCCGAGAAATACATGGAATCCGGCGGATCCGAAGCCGGGGACATGAAGGGCATGCCGATCATCGTGTTGACCAGCGTCGGGGCCAAATCCGGCAAGCTGCGCAAGACGCCGCTGATGCGCGTCGAACACGACGGCGAGTACGCGGTCGTCGCCTCGCTTGGCGGCGCCCCGAAGAACCCGGTCTGGTACTACAACGTCAAGAAGAATCCCAAGGTCGAGTTGCAGGACGGTTCTGTCACCCGCGACTACGACGCTCGCGAGGTGTTTGGCGATGAGAAGGCCGTCTGGTGGGAGCGCGCGGTGCAGGCCTATCCCGAGTACGCCGATTACCAGACCAAGACGGACCGCCAGATACCGGTGTTCGTGTTGACACCCGCCAGCTGACCCTTCGGACAAGAATTGGCGACCGTAGCCGGGGACTTCACATCGTGATCCCTGGTGAGCGACTGACTCGACCTGGCGTGGCACCATTGACCGGTGTCCGCCGAACTGAGCACCAGCCCGTCGTTGCCGCCGCTTGCTGCGGCCGACATCGAGGCGGCGGCGAAGCGCATCGCGCCGGTGGTGACGCCCACCCCGCTGCAGCTCAGCGACCGGCTCTCGGAGATCACCGGCGCCGAGGTCTTCCTCAAGCGCGAAGACCTGCAGGTCGTGCGTTCCTACAAGCTGCGCGGGGCTTACAACCTGCTGGTTCAGCTGTCCGACGCTGAGCTGGCCGCCGGTGTGGTGTGCTCTTCGGCCGGTAACCACGCGCAGGGTTTCGCCTACGCGTGTCGGGCACTGCAGGTGCACGGCCGCGTCTATGTGCCGGCCAAGACGCCGAAGCAGAAGCGGGACCGGATCCGCTACCACGGCGGGGACTTCATCGAGTTGATCGTTGGTGGGTCCACCTACGACCTGGCCGCCGAAGCCGCGCGCGACGACGTGGCGCGCACCGGCGCTACGCTGGTGCCGCCCTACGACGATCTGCGCACCATGGCCGGCCAGGGCACCATCGCCGTCGAGATCCTCGATGCACTCGACGTCGAGCCCGATTTGGTGGTGGTGCCGGTCGGCGGAGGTGGCTGCATCTCCGGTATCACTACCTACCTAGCTGAACGGACCACTGGCACTTCGGTTTTGGGCATCGAGCCGGCCGGAGCTGCCGCGATGATGGCCGCGCTGGCCGCCGGTGAGACGGTGACGCTGGATCACGTCGACCAGTTCGTCGACGGCGCGGCGGTGGCCCGCGCTGGCGCGTTGCCCTATGCAGCGCTGGCGGCCGCCGGGGACATGGTGTCGATCACGACGGTCGACGAGGGCGCGGTGTGCACCGCGATGCTCGACCTCTATCAGAACGAGGGCATCATCGCCGAGCCGGCCGGCGCGCTGGCGGTGGCGGGCCTGCTGGAAGCGGAGGTCGAGCCCGGCTCCACGGTGGTGTGCCTGATCTCGGGCGGCAACAACGACGTATCCCGGTACGGGGAGGTGCAGGAGCGTTCGCTGGTTCACCTGGGTCTCAAGCACTACTTCCTGGTTGACTTCCCGCAGGAACCCGGCGCGCTGCGGCGTTTCCTCGGCGAGGTGCTGGGGCCCAACGACGACATCACCCTGTTCGAGTACGTCAAGCGCAATAACCGCGAGACCGGGGAGGCGCTGGTCGGTATCCAGCTGGGGTCGGCCGCCGATCTCGATGGGCTGCTGGACCGCATGCGGACCACCGAAATGCACGTGGAAGCGCTGCTACCGGGCTCGCCCGCCTACCGGTATCTGCTGCTCTAGCCGGTCAGCGCAGGTACGCGGGCAGCGGGACCTCGACGTTGCGGTCGGGGATTGGCGTCCCGGGCGTCAGCGTCAGCGGCACCACGCCGGCCCAGTGCGGAAGGTCCAGGTCCTCGGTGTCGTCGGCGACGCCCCCGTCTCGCACCTTGGCCGACACCTCGACCAGGTTGAGCGCGAGCACCGCGGTAGCCGCCAACTCACGTGCGTTCGGTGGCCGGCAATCCGCGGCGCGGCCAAGCCAGATGTGGTCGAGCAGCGCGTTGAACGCTCGCGCCTTCTCGGCCGGGTCGTCGACGACGCGGGCGGTCCCGAGCGCAACGACCGAGCGGTAGTTCAGCGAGTGGTGCATCGCCGAGCGGGCCAGCACCAACGCGTCGACCAGCGTGACGGTGACGCAGACAGGCAGCCCGGATAGGCGTGCGGCCAGCATTGGGCCGCTGCCTGTCGAGCCATGGATGTAGAGGGTGTCGTCGACGCGGGCATGGGTGGTCGGCAGCACCACCGGTCGACCGTCGTGGACGTAGCCGAGGTGGCAGACCAGGGACTCATCGAGGATGCGATGGACGGTCTGGCGGTCGTAGCGTGCGCGCTCCCGGTACCGGGTGGGCGTTGTTTGGGGGGTGGGTGGATAAGCGGCCATGCCTTGCCCTTTAATTTGTACTAGTACATAATAACCAGTGTGCCAGTACAATACAGCATATCCGGGACGGGGGCGGAGTCGATAGCCGCCAGCGTCGAAGATGGCATCTCGCAAGGCGCCCTGGCTCCCGGTGACGCCCTGCCGTCGATCCGCGAAGCCGCCAGCGACCTCGGGGTGAACGCCAACACCGTGGCCGCCGCCTACCGACTGCTGCGCGATCGCGGGGCGATCGAGACCGCGGGACGTCGCGGCACCCGGGTGCGCCATCGGCCGGCAACGACGTCCCGGTCGCTGCTGGGCATCGACGTGCCCGATGGCGCGCGCGACCTGTCCAGTGGCAACCCCGACCCCAAGTTGCTGCCGATTGCCGCCACACACGTAGCGCCGCCGCCCACTGATGCGGTGTTGTACGGGAAACCGGCGATGTCAACCGAGCTGGTCGACCACGCCCGCGCGATGTTGACCGCCGACGGCGTTCCTGCTGATCATCTGGCGGTGACCAGCGGTGCCCTGGACGGCATCGAACGTGTGCTCACCGCACATCTGCGGCCGGGGGACCGCGTCGCTGTCGAGGACCCCGGTTGGGCGAACTTGCTCGATCTCATTGCGGCCCTGGGTCTTTCGGCCGAGCCGGTGCAGGTCGACGATGACGGGCCGGTGGTCCTGAGCATGGCGCGCGCATTGCGCCGCGGGGTGCGCGCGGTCATCGTCACCAGTCGCGCCCAGAACCCGACCGGAGCCGCGCTGTCCAAGGACCGCGCCCGGGCGCTGCGCAGCCTGTTGGCCGGCAAGGCCGACGACGTGCTGGTGGTCGAGGACGACCATTGCGCCGGTATCGCCGGCGTTGCGTTGCATTCGCTGGCCGGCGCGACCCGACGCTGGGCGTTCGTGCGCTCGTCGTCGAAGGCGTACGGACCCGATCTGCGGCTGGCCGTGGTAGCCGGGGACCGTCGCACGATCGACCGGGTGCACGGGAGGCTGCGACTGGGGCCCGGGTGGGTGAGTCATCTGCTGCAAGATCTCTCGGTGCGCCTGTGGTTGGATCCCGAGGTGACCCAGCTGGTGCGCGCGGCGGGGGATCGGTATGCGAATCGTCGCCACGCCTTGCGCGATGCCTTGGCCGATCGCGACGTGGCCGCACACGGCCGTTCTGGACTCAACCTGTGGATCCCGGTGCCCGACGAAACCGCCACCATCACCCGGTTGCTGCAGGCGGGATGGGCCGCCGCGGCGGGCACCCGGTTCCGTATCGACGCACCGCCGGGAGTGCGGGTCACGATCGCAG
The nucleotide sequence above comes from Mycobacterium vicinigordonae. Encoded proteins:
- a CDS encoding nitroreductase family deazaflavin-dependent oxidoreductase, producing MPLEGEYAPSPWDWSREQAEKYMESGGSEAGDMKGMPIIVLTSVGAKSGKLRKTPLMRVEHDGEYAVVASLGGAPKNPVWYYNVKKNPKVELQDGSVTRDYDAREVFGDEKAVWWERAVQAYPEYADYQTKTDRQIPVFVLTPAS
- the ilvA gene encoding threonine ammonia-lyase, coding for MSAELSTSPSLPPLAAADIEAAAKRIAPVVTPTPLQLSDRLSEITGAEVFLKREDLQVVRSYKLRGAYNLLVQLSDAELAAGVVCSSAGNHAQGFAYACRALQVHGRVYVPAKTPKQKRDRIRYHGGDFIELIVGGSTYDLAAEAARDDVARTGATLVPPYDDLRTMAGQGTIAVEILDALDVEPDLVVVPVGGGGCISGITTYLAERTTGTSVLGIEPAGAAAMMAALAAGETVTLDHVDQFVDGAAVARAGALPYAALAAAGDMVSITTVDEGAVCTAMLDLYQNEGIIAEPAGALAVAGLLEAEVEPGSTVVCLISGGNNDVSRYGEVQERSLVHLGLKHYFLVDFPQEPGALRRFLGEVLGPNDDITLFEYVKRNNRETGEALVGIQLGSAADLDGLLDRMRTTEMHVEALLPGSPAYRYLLL
- a CDS encoding pyridoxamine 5'-phosphate oxidase family protein, with amino-acid sequence MAAYPPTPQTTPTRYRERARYDRQTVHRILDESLVCHLGYVHDGRPVVLPTTHARVDDTLYIHGSTGSGPMLAARLSGLPVCVTVTLVDALVLARSAMHHSLNYRSVVALGTARVVDDPAEKARAFNALLDHIWLGRAADCRPPNARELAATAVLALNLVEVSAKVRDGGVADDTEDLDLPHWAGVVPLTLTPGTPIPDRNVEVPLPAYLR
- a CDS encoding aminotransferase class I/II-fold pyridoxal phosphate-dependent enzyme, with product MPVQYSISGTGAESIAASVEDGISQGALAPGDALPSIREAASDLGVNANTVAAAYRLLRDRGAIETAGRRGTRVRHRPATTSRSLLGIDVPDGARDLSSGNPDPKLLPIAATHVAPPPTDAVLYGKPAMSTELVDHARAMLTADGVPADHLAVTSGALDGIERVLTAHLRPGDRVAVEDPGWANLLDLIAALGLSAEPVQVDDDGPVVLSMARALRRGVRAVIVTSRAQNPTGAALSKDRARALRSLLAGKADDVLVVEDDHCAGIAGVALHSLAGATRRWAFVRSSSKAYGPDLRLAVVAGDRRTIDRVHGRLRLGPGWVSHLLQDLSVRLWLDPEVTQLVRAAGDRYANRRHALRDALADRDVAAHGRSGLNLWIPVPDETATITRLLQAGWAAAAGTRFRIDAPPGVRVTIADLTVEEIEPLADAIAEAVHGTGRPSV